The DNA segment GGGAAGCCAAACCACTTGGTTTCCAACTCGGCACTGACCAGAGAAAGCCAAAGATGCTCCCCAGACTAATCACCCAAGATgccctgcttctttttttttttttgagacagagtttccctttgtcacccaggctggagtgcagtggtgcgatctgggctcactgcaacctctgcctctcaggttaaagtgattctcctgcctcagcctccctagtaggtgggacgacaggcatgcaccaccatgcccagcttatttatttatttatttagtagagacggggtttccctatgttggccaggctggccttgaactcttgaccttgtgcgcctcccacctcagcctcccaaaatgctgggattacaggcgtgagccactgcgcccagcctgcccTGCTTCTAAGTAGTCCATCTTCCACTTCCCCATGCCAATAAACTCCAATCCAGGCAAACCTGAAGCCTTCCCTTTTTGTCACTGTAAATTCTCTCACTCCTCTGCCTGCTTTGACTTTCTGCCAAAGTGATGGAGGCTGACTCCCATACCATAGCAAGCTCTGAGTAAATAGCCCCTGTACTCATTTATTTCCACACCGCTGAAAGAATAATGAAAGAGGTTATAAAGCCAAATTATGAAAAGGGCATCGGTTATTaaacatttgtaaaatgttttacaATCATCTTAGTACGCCTCGTAAACACCTCGTGAAGTGCTGCCATCCCCATTTCAGAGCTGAGAAAATTGAGAAGGAACCatgagattaagtgacttgctcagagCTACGTTAAGAACATGAGCCCCCCGACCGCAGGGTTTGAGGTCTGTTGTTTATCCACTGAGCTCGGGCTGCAGTTTGGAATCATTACCATTTTAAAGCATTTCACTCTGGGTTGGGTGAATATTAAGAAGTAGATCACATTTCAGCCTGGCAGGCGCGAAAGtattgtttttagtttgtttttctaaattttagtaGACGACATATGGGCTCCATTAACTTTACTATGTAGCACAATTTGAAAGATAGTTTCTTTTCCAGCAAATTTTTCACcgtaatttaacattttaaaattcagcacACATCGTCCTCCCTGGATACTTGTTTTTCTCAGAGTTGGGCCTTTTTCCTCTCCACTGCAGCTTGGAAGGTCGTAAATCCAGCCAGGGGGACTTTATTGTGTCTAGGGACAGTTTTCAAAGTTATGGTTgagtggaaggaagggagggtgggTGTAACAGCGCTGGACAAATTCCCTCTAATGCAaggctttccttttttcttttaaagataagAACTTTTTTGGCTCTCTCCCCCTAAGCTTGCTGATGATGTTGACTGATGAGGATGTGAAAAAAGCTGAGATTTGCAGAACATAACTGGAGCATAGGAACGCCTGTCTGGAAGGCAGGGGCTGCTGGGATCTCTCTGGAGCTCCTGGCTGGCTGCAAAAATGCAGCTGTCCCTATTCCTCTCTACTCTGGGACATTCAAAAAGGAGGCTGTGTGGCAGTAGCGTTTGGCTTGTGGGCCACTGTACCTGGTCAGCCTGGCATGGAATGCCTAAGGGATTTGTTGGGGACACTGACTGAGGCTAAATAAATTTAGCACCAGGTATACTTTCATTAATATTAAACAACGAGGCcgagcacaatggctcatgcctgtaaccctagcactttgggaggctgaggtgggaggatcacttgaggccaggagtttgagaccagcctgggcagcatagcaaaaccctgtctctacaaaaaattttaaaaattaactaggcatggtggtgcacacctgtagtcccagctaattgggatgctgaggcaggaggatcacttgaggccaggagtttgagaccagcctgggcagcatagcaaaaccctgtctctacaaaaaattttaaaaattaactaggcatggtggtgcacacctgtagtcccagctacttgggatgctgaggcaggaggatcactggaacccaggaggtcaaggcagcattGAGCTCTGATCATACCACTGCCTCtggcctgggcaatggagcaataccttgtctctaaaagagaaaaacaaacaaacaacaacaaaaaaacccacaaaaagacaataatattccatttgttTGCTAATGGTTCATCTGCCCAGTCCCTGGAATCCTGTCTTTCACCTACTCACCCTCACTCACTTAGAAACTCATGCATTAGCTTCAAATACTATTTCTTCTACATTATCctttcagctttcttcttttaaaaaaaaaaaaaattctttagagacagggtcttgctaggttgctagggctggtctcaaactcctggtcttaagtgatcctcccacctctgccttctacCTTTTTATCTTCTTCAGCTTGTGAAAATGGATAAATCTGCCTTAAAGGCCTGCAAATGTATGTAGTCAGGTGTGTGTTGTGATCgttggtgtgatggttaatactgagtgtcaacttgatttgATCgagggatacaaagtattaatcctgggtgtaTCTGCGTGgctgttgccaaaagagattaatattggagtcagtgggctggggaggcagatccacccttcatctggtgggcacaatgtgatcagctgccagtgaatataaggcaggcagaaaaacgtgaaaaggagaGAGACTGGCCCAGCcgcccagcctacatctttctcccatgctggatgcctcctgccctcaaatgttggactccaagttcttcagttttaggACTTGggctggctctccttgctcctcagcttgcagacagcctattgtgggaccttgtgatcttggaggttaatacttaataaattcccctttatgtctgtctatctatctatctatcaatcataggagatatatatatatatatggatatatataaggatatatatgatatatatataaggatatatatatatcaatcataggatatatatataataggacatatatatatatgtcctattagttctgtccctctaagagaaccttgactaatacagttGGTgaaggtttccttttctcctctgaTGATGTGAGTGAAGCAGGCTTTCAGGGACTGTGAGAACAGGCGAAGTCTTCAAGGAGATAGGCCCCTCAAGCACAGCCTGCACATCCCATCCATCTCCCCATTCTCCTGGGAGCCATGCCTTAGAAGGCAGAGGGGATGCTGGAGGGATGCAGGTCTCAGGGCCTGAGAAGTTGAGGGTGGTTCTAGAAAGAATGGAGAATGAATGGGATAAGGGGCAGTAGAGGCCTGACCTCTGAGAGATCTCACTGCTCCTAACTTTGACCATTCCTGTCTGGCTGCATTTGGGTTTCCTTTTGTCCCAAGAAAAGAAAGACGAAAAACCTTCAAGTGTTGGGAGTCTAGAATATGTTAAAACTAACAGATGTTAGTTCATTGATCACCAAGACAATGCACGGGCCAGCAGGACTTCTCACAGCAAAAAAGCTGGGATGGAGAGGCAGAAGACCAGGTTGGGCAAATCCTTTAGCTTTCAGCTGTTTTTCTCATCCTTTATAGCACTGTAATTAAGACTAGATGAAAAAAACATGGACATGAGCTGTAGCTACAGGGGGAAAACAATAAATGACTAACAGCTAAAAAGAAACTTAAGTGAAGTGCTAATATTCCAGGCATTTAAAATATTGCTGGGAAGACCAATTATCCATGTAAAAAAGGTGAAAACAAATACAATTGCTTAGGTAATTCTGTGGACCCTTGATACACAGTATTTGCATAAAATCAGAATTACAGAATTTAgtgttttgggggttttgttttttgagaccgagtctcactctgtcacccaggctggagtgtggtggcatgatctcagttcactgcaacctctgcctcccgggttcaagcaattctcctgcctcagcctcctgagtagctgggattacaggcacgcaccaccatgcctggctaattttttttttttttttttttttaaatagagatggggtttcgttatgttgcccaggctggtctcaaactcctggcctcaagtgatccacccacctcggcctcccaaagtgttaggattacaggcatgagccactgcgcctggcctggactTTAGTCTAACAAATCCTATGTGTACTCATGTTCTATTACACATAAATAGATGTTTCTCATTGAGaacatatgaaaaacaaatgtttactaaataaattataaattacataatatataatgagATTGAAACTCAAAATTGGACCCTCCCCTCTCCAATATCTGGACGTATGTTACTAGATGCACTATTTTCACACTGTGCCCACACACTGCTCACACTACACAGTGTTAGGGAAGAATATGGAACAGCGAGGCTGGAGCCCTTGGTTTTAGTTTGAACTCTTTTGTTCACTGACATGATAATTTGGGGACAAGTAACTTAGATTCTGAACCTGATTTTGTCTATAAAAGTACTCTAAAAGtcactttaattaaaaattaaccaacgaggcacagtggctcatgcctgtaatcccagcactttgggaggccgaggtgggtgaattgcttgagcccagttcaagaccccgtctctataaaacagagggagaccctgtctccataaaaaatatgaaaattagccaggcgtggtggtgtgcgcctatctatagtcccagctacttgggggcctgaggtgggacgatcacctGGGtccggggaggtggaggctgcagtgagctgtcatgccactgcactccagcctgcgcgacaaagtgatggaaggaaggaaggaagaaagcgagggagggagggagcgagggaaggaggggaggagaggggaggaggagtgggagtgggaggggaggggagggcaggaaagggaagggaagggagaaagagagagggagggagagaagaagggagagagagacagaaagtgagggaaagaaggtaggaaagaaagggaaaaaaattaatcaaaaatatAAGAACACAAACAAAAGCACATTCTGTCAGCTCCTCCTCTCTATAGGCTAAGGAAACTATACTATCTGAACCCAAAGGAGAGatataaacaaaatcaaatactTATCTACCCATCCCTCTGCACATGGGCTTAGTTAAAGTAAGAGTATACACTTCATTACCCGGATTTTATCCCATTTTACTAAAAAAATGCACGTCAGTGGTTTCACTTTCACTGCATGATATAGAAGCTGTTCTGTATGCAGCCAAATCACATTACTGCccattgctgaaagaaatgacCTTCAATGAACAGGTTATAAAATTCACTCATGATCACTTATTGAATGCCTATGTGCCAGACACACTGTTAGGCATGGTGGAATCAGAGAAACGTTGCTGTCTAACGCATCCCAGTCTAGCGGGGTAATATATAACCTGATACATGATGATTCCATGGAAGTGTTTCACTAATGGTATACATCACGAACTGTGTCAGAACCCCAGGAGGAGTTGATACTTCTCCCGGGACAGTGTGGGGAGACCCTGGTGGAGGTGACGTGTGAGCGTGGTCTTGAAGGATGAGCGGAAATTTGCCAAGTGAACAAGGGGGAAAGGCATTTACAAGCAGAGGGAATAGGATGGCTCGTCATAGTGTCTGGCAATACTGAGAAATGTTGAAAAGGGTGGTGTAGCTACAGCCCAGGTTTCACGGGACAGAGGTAGACGCAACGTGGTTAGGTTGGGGCTAGTGCATGGGGAGCCTTGGTACACCTGCCACATGCAACTGGTAATCATCCCCAGAGGTACCGGGAGCACAGAGTGTCATGTGTGGAGTTACATGTACTGTGTGTTGTGCTTTTAATGTAACTTGAAGTCATAAGGAGGGAATATGTGATGTGGGAGCAGAGCAAGGACAAGCAAGTTAGGGAGACCAAACAGGAGGCAGCAGTGGGAACGGCTGACCTTGAGAGGTATCTTTGAAAGAGAATAGGGAATATTTGGTAGACGTTGGGATGTGGAGGCTGAGGCCGCAGGAGAAAGAGTATGACTTTGAAGTTGCTCAATACAGGAGGGACTGGGTGGCTGGTGGTACTATTAACCCAGGTGACAGGACACGGAAACAGCTTGGGTTCTCTGCTGTGGTGTGTCCCTGAGGAGTCACTCTTAACTTTGGCACAGGTGATCAGCAACTGGGAAAGTGGATGAAGCCCACCCCAGAATGAGACCACTGACCTCTTCATTTCCATGCTTTTGGCTCAAGGTATCGTTCAGCTCAACACCATTTAAAAGCTATcgaggccgggcgcaatggctcacacctgtaatcccagcacttcgggaggccaaggcgagtggatcacttgaggtcaggagttcaagaccagccttgcctacatggtgaaaccccatctctaccaaaaatttaaaaaattagctgggtgtggtggtgggcacctataatcccagctacttgggaggctgaggcaggagaattgctagaacccgggaggtggaggctgcagtgagctgagatcgtgccactgcagtctagcctgggcgacagagcaagacgccgtctaaaaaacaaacaaaaagctatcTAGGGGcgggctcatgtctataatctcaacactttgggaggtcgaggcgggcatatcacctgaggtctgaagttccagaccagcctggccaacatggtgaaaccccatctcctctactaaaaatacaaaattagctggccatggtagtgcacatccataatcccagttactcaggaggctgaggcagaagagtcacttgaacccgggaggcagaggttgcagtgaggcaagatcgcgccattgcactccagcctgggcgacaagagcaaaactctgtctctaaataaataaataaaaataaaagctatcgaggactggacatggtggctcatgcctgtaatcccagcacttcagaaggttgaaatgggcagattgcttgagtccagggatttgagaccagcctggccgacatggcaaaaccctgtatctacaaaaatacaaaaattagctgggtatggtggcatacacttgtagtcccagctacttggggggctgaggtgggagaatcacttgagcctgagagttggAAGGTGCAGTAAACTGTgtttgcgccactacactccagcctgggtgacaaagcaagactctgtctcaaacaacaacaaaaagctttcTAGAACATTTCCAATCTACTGCAAACCTCTTTTTGGTTACATCGTGTATCATTCCAGTTATAACAATGTAAAAAGTGGCaattctggagccagactgtctgGGCAAGTGACCTCCGGCAAGGCCCTTAAACttctctgtctcagtttccttatctacagAATAAGgattaaaattattcaaaagttTGTTGTAGAATTGAAATGAGTTAGTATACGTAAAAGTGAACCTGGCACATAGTGTAAGTATTTTCTAAGTGTTTGCTCTCAATAAGTAATAAATCATAGAATACTCGACTAAAAGTGGTACAAATATTAGAGATTTATTATTACAGAACAAGATGGAAGTTGGCAGTTCCAGGGTTTGTCCCGTCAATTAACCAAGGCATCCCGGACCGGACTCTTCCTGTACCCAGTGCCACGTTCAGTGTGGCAGTGCCTTCTCCCCTCATCATGGCAGGGAGGCCACCATAGCTCCAACGACCAAGTCCTCACATGGTCAGCATCCCAACCATGAAATAAGGGGATGTGGGCAAAAAAAGCTTTTCTCCTTCTGCAGCCTTCTCTTTACAAGCAAGAAAATCTCTCCTAGAAGCCCCTAGTAGGTTTCCTTTCAGCTAAAACTTGGGTCACAAGTCCCTCCCTGAACCTGGCACCTCCAGCCTGTAACAAATGAGGCAGGAGTGGGACTGGAGCTGGCTGCGGGGCAAGTGATCGGTAGCGTCCACCACAGACTGGGAGCCAAAGAGTTCCGAAAGTGCCTCGCTCAGGCCAGGGGTAATTGAGAAACAGGCACACAGCAGTATTCATCCAGGAGTCCTCAGGTTTTTTAAGAgcagctttttttgttgttttttgttttttgtttttttttttagatgggctctcgttctgttgcccgcgctggagtgcagtggcatgatcatggctcactgcagcctcgacctcctgggctcaagtgatcctcccacctcggtctcccaaagggctgggattacagatgtgagccgctgtGTGCCTGGCtaaaagtagcttttttttttttttttttttttttgagatggagtcttactctgtcgcctaggctggagtgcaatggcatgatctcagctcactgcaacctccccatcccggGCTGAAGTGATTgccctgcctcagcgtcccgagtagctgggattacaggtgcccgccaccatgcctggctaatttttgtatttttgtagagatggggtttcaccatgttggccaggctggtcttgaattcctgacctcaggtgatccacccacctcggcctcccaaagtgctgggattacaaggtgtgagccactgcacctggccagaagtaGCTTTTTAACCTAGGTCAGTATCGTGTTGGTAAAATATGGAGAGAGTATGTTTGAGCAGAAGGACCTTCCTCGTCTCACCTGTTCTAGGCTGCCACCTTCTCTTTCTACAAACCAAAGGATGGGGCTCATAACTCAATGGGCCTTGTCTGAAAGGCTGACCACACTAGTCACTGCTGAATTCCTCTAAGGGATTCCTCTACCCTGACGGCCCTTGCTACCGTTGCGCCCACTGTCCTAGGGGCAGTAAGTAGACAGAGCTGTGTGAGAAGAACACTCTTTCCACTCCAGATGTCCCCCTACAACCTACATCCTCACAGCCACTGCCAGTTTGGGCCTGTAGCATCACTCATCTGGACAGCTGCTGTGTGGTCTCTCCATCACAACAAAGGCTGCAGCAAGGTGGACAGACAACTCCAAGAGAGCCAGGAAAATACCTTTATAAACCACCACAGAAAGCCTTATTTCCACTCACTAAATCCATTAATAAAGAgaggagacattttaaaattccaaggCACTTGGTTACTAATCTGATTCTGGCCTAGATGcggatattcaataaatacttgttagaTTAAATTGACTCaaggttttatttattcaacCTACTTAAAGCTTATGTAAACCCCTTGGAGATTTGTGTCAAGCTGTTAAGttggaaaatataagaaaagtatTATTTAATGTACTTTAATGTACACTCTTAATGTACTTTATGAGCTTAGTGTAAACCAGGGAAATGGGGGAGGGGTACCGGGAGAGCAGAGGGGAAGGagatgaggaggaaggaagaggtgaggaggaaggagaagaaaagcctTTTCTGTCATGTCCTGCATTTGTCTTAATTGCTGTACTTACTGACCGGCTACTGCCCTCTAGTGCTCACTGTATTAAGTTCGCATCTGAATTCCATTTTTATCTGTAAAAACTCTGATAACACTTGGACGGGACCAAAtgtcctgttttacagataaccGTATTGAAGTCCAGAGAAAAGAGGTGTCAAACTGACCCAGGGGACTTCTGGACTCTTTGTTGCCTCATCTGTAACTTGTCTGGAAAACTTTATTAAAAGCCTTTCTCAGAAATTTTAATTGGTAACCAGTAAAAATTGCAGCATCAATCTTAGTGCTAGTTATTATTTCCAATGTTGTTCTACATTAAGCTTAAACTGACTGCTGGTCAATTTAGGTaaggatataaaataatattggtACATTTTTAACTTAGTACAACTTTAGAAAATGTCTATAatacttctttaaaaagttaactagAACAGATCCCAAGTGGATTTGGCCATTTATCAGAGCTGGCTTACCACTGTCTCCATGTAGGCTAACATTCTGCTAGAATGCTCCCAAGTGAAGCTCTTTGCTCACTGATGAGAAAAAGGGGGTTTGTCATTTTAACGTGGAACACATATTTTCTTCACATAATCATTTTGCTAgtggaaataaatggaaagttaTCCAGCTGGACATGCTACTTACAAGAACATTACTGACTAACAAAagatttattcaaatatttcattgGAAGGAACTACCTCTGGAATAAGTTTTATTGGAATTCatataaagagaaaagcaaatccaTTAGAAATTGATATAAACAGTTGATTTTATCTGGAACCAAGAATGTGAATTAATTGGAACCTAGCTGTCCTAAACTGTTTCTTTGCATAAAAGCCAATCAAATTTTTAGGTAGAGCTTTGTTTTCagagaatattttaaagacagattACCCCCAAATTACCTGATTTGGTTCCCACTTCACTCCTCCTCAAAAACCAAACATAAAGCAGaagggggctgggtgtggtgactcatgcctgtaattccagcactttgggaggccaacgtgggcggatcactaggtcaggagtttgagatcagcctgaccaacatggtgaaaccccatctctactagaaatacaaaaagtagccgggcatggtggcacatgcctgtaatcccagctacttaggaggctgaggcaggagaatcgcttgaacccaggagatgaaggctgcagtgagccgagatcgtgtcattgcactccagcctgggcaacagggcaagactctatctcagaaaaaaaaacaaaaacaaaaacaaaaaaatgaaaaaggaaagcagaagggGGCATTTTCCTGTCTTCAAAATACAACCTCCTGCTAAGACCAGCAAGTCAGCAGAAACTCACTGCATTTGGGCTTCTGGTTACTAAATGAATGAAGAGACACTGAGTTCCATCCTTAGATGTCCACATAGATCCCATTGATCAAATAATCCAGTCTTGAGTAACGTTTCCTGCGGAGTGATTCCGAGAGGATTCTGCCCAGGAGGACAAGGCCTATCACCAGGAACAGGACACCAAAGAGCAGGGATCCGATAAGAAGCCACTTTTCAAATGGAAGGCCATACTGATTTTCTGGAACGTTGCCCTGGGAGGAACGACCTGGACTGGCCTCCCTACCTTCCCAGGAAGCAGTTTTATTCGTAGCGGAAGACTTCACATTTGACATAGAAAGTGCAGTAGGGTTATACACATTCCCTGTGTTCAAAGTGAGGTTGGAGATTTCTGTAAACGGTATCGTTTCTAGGCTGCCTTTCAAGTCCGTAGGTGCCTGAAAGGTGGTAGTCAGAACTGCTGTTGTAGCCATTGCTTGGAGTGTAGCCACAGCCCGTGTAAAACCTGTAGAAATGAGGGTcgtgggaggctgagaagtgACAGTGGTTACAGGCGATGTGGTGGCCAGCTGTGGCTGGGAAGTCCCAGCAGGTGTCACTGAAGCATTGGTGGGTAGACGGATGGCGGGCTTTGGAGTAGCCGAGGTGGTATGTGGAGAGGCAACTGCCACTGTAGCTGGGAACACACTCACATTTTCAGGCGGCAGATGAGCTATTTCTTGATCAGAGGAAATCTGTGAACTCTGAGAAtggcctttttctttataaacaagGAGCTGGGCACTTGCTTTGTCCATATTAAATAGTTTCTCCAAGTGATCTGAGGATCCAAACTTCTGAGGAAGTGTCTCTCTCCATGAGATATCGGTGGGCTTTGAATAAACTATGTGATGACGGGCTAGAGGAGTGACTGCTTGTGAAAACTGGCCAGGTAAGAGAGAGTCCTCCTGGGGTAACTCTTGGCTTGGCAAATTTCTGGTCAAAGAtggaaaatctgaaaatatgTGGAAAATAAAAGGAGGGCTTATATAACTCCATGCTAAggtaagttaaaaaatataaacatatcaGCTTCTTCAAAAGATCCCCAAAccggttgggcatggtggctcacacctataatcccagcactttgggaggctaagggaggaggatggattgaggccaggagttcaagaccagcctggacaacacagggagatcctATCTCTTAAACAAATCTCCAAACCGTTGATACTTGACATTTCATCGAAATGTGTGcaaaatggaaaaacacaaaTTGCTAAATGAGAATCTGATGACGCCGCCTCTCCACCAGATGCTATGGTTTATTTCTAGCATGAAAGGACAGAAGATAAGAGAAATGTGTGGAGGAGGACCAGGCAAATTAAGGAAAAGGTGGGAGTTGCACAGCGGAGAAGCCAGAGGGGctcagcagggaagcaagaggctTAGGAAGATGGAGAGGGTTCTCCATCTTCCTAAGGGGTCAAGGCCAGGGAAAAAAGTGGGCCGGAGGGTGACCTGAGCAGGAAAGGCTGGCAGGGAGAATGTGGGGGaaggtgtgtgtgtctgcaggACATACCAACTAAGACTGAGATGACAATTGGGAAGCAAGTAATCATCAGGGGAGATTTCAGTGGGGGCATGGGGCAGGCAAGAAAGGTAAGTGGAAGCCGTGGGAAAAGAGGCGAtagagcaggagagagggagcAGAATCCCTGTTATGTGTCTCtgacagggaggaagaggaggggccaggcaggGTCTGGTCTCCCCTCTGAGCACTGAGGCCACAGCAGCAGCAggacaatgacaacaaaaaccaGAGACGTATGGTTCCAGCACTGTGCTCCGAGGACCGAGGCTATCTGGGAGATTTCACTTGGACTCTCAAAGATTCGAATTTTGGAGCCAATGTCGTAGGTCATGAGGACGATGGGACCAATATTTGAAATCATGATGACCACACTACAGACACAGAGAGCAGAAATCCATACAGTCCCAATGCCTGCTGGGGAGAAACCAGCCCCAGATCCTGCTCCTGCTCCAGGAAGCTCAGAATTGTGCCCCTGATCACACACCCCACTGATCACAGCTCAAAGTGGAAAGGGCTGTTCAAGCAATCAAGGGCAGGCAATGACCAGGTGAACTGCCATGTATCGCTGCTGCTAGGCTAACCATCTCACGTAGACTAGAACTGCAGAAAACACAAGGAAAGAAGCAGAGGAATGTCCTGGCATCTCTCAGTCCACTCACTCCTGCTCTCTTGTCCTTTTCCTTCCTCAACTCACCTCCATGCCAGTTTCCAAACTGGTCCTCAGTCTCCT comes from the Macaca mulatta isolate MMU2019108-1 chromosome 11, T2T-MMU8v2.0, whole genome shotgun sequence genome and includes:
- the MANSC1 gene encoding MANSC domain-containing protein 1 isoform X1, with protein sequence MFFGGKGSLTYTLVIICFLTLRLAASQNCLNKSLEDVVIDIQSSLSKGIRGNEPIYTSTQEDCINSCCSTKIISGDKACNLMIFDTRKIARRPNCYLFFCPNEEACPLKPAKGLRSYRIIRDFPSLTRNLPSQELPQEDSLLPGQFSQAVTPLARHHIVYSKPTDISWRETLPQKFGSSDHLEKLFNMDKASAQLLVYKEKGHSQSSQISSDQEIAHLPPENVSVFPATVAVASPHTTSATPKPAIRLPTNASVTPAGTSQPQLATTSPVTTVTSQPPTTLISTGFTRAVATLQAMATTAVLTTTFQAPTDLKGSLETIPFTEISNLTLNTGNVYNPTALSMSNVKSSATNKTASWEGREASPGRSSQGNVPENQYGLPFEKWLLIGSLLFGVLFLVIGLVLLGRILSESLRRKRYSRLDYLINGIYVDI
- the MANSC1 gene encoding MANSC domain-containing protein 1 precursor (The RefSeq protein has 4 substitutions, 1 non-frameshifting indel compared to this genomic sequence), which gives rise to MFFGGKGSLTYTLVIICFLTLRLAASQNCLNKSLEDVVIDIQSSLSKGIRGNEPIYTSTQEDCINSCCSTKIISGDKACNLMIFDTRKIARRPNCYLFFCPNEEACPLKPAKGLRSYRIIRDFPSLTRNLPSQELPQEDSLLPGQFSQAVTPLARHHVVYSKPTDISWRETLSQKFGSSDHLEKLFNMDKASAQLLVYKEKGHSQSSQISSDQEIAHLLPENVSVFPATVAVASPHTTSATPKPAIRLPTNASVTPSGTSQPQLATTSPPVTTVTSQPPTTLISTGFTRAVATLQAMATTAVLTTTFQAPTDLKGSLETIPFTEISNLTLNTGNVYNPTALSMSNVKSSATNKTASWEGREASPGRSSQGNVPENQYGLPFEKWLLIGSLLFGVLFLVIGLVLLGRILSESLRRKRYSRLDYLINGIYVDI